ACTTACTACTGGTGTTTACTACTGGTGTTTCGGGTATTCAAAAAAGTTATTTGAAGCGAAGATGGCACTGTTTTTTGAGGTCATGGATGGTTGTTATCTGTTTTTCGAAACTGTTGATATCACCAGATTTGAGAAGGGGAAGCAACGAATCACAGGCTGCTTTGAAAGACGAATAGAATTCATCCCCGAAACCTGGGTAAGAAACCATGAGAGTGACTCCGGCCAGGAATTGCTCTACTGTTTTTAGGTCAGGAAGTTTGCCCGATTCGGTAGCGTATCGAAGTTGCTTGAACCAATGGTGCAGGTCTTTTTTTAAGGGCCGGAACTTTAACTCGGCAATTTCTGCTGTTTTTGCTGATTTTGAGTGCACGATATTGCCGTAATCTGGGGGATTTTGTAAAGGCTGGAAATTGCTAAGATCTGTCGCTCTGCTGTAGTAACAATATAAATTCAGTCTGCCAGGCGCTGGCTTAGCTTGTTTTGGTTATGCTCTCCTCAATGGATCGTACGTCAAGAATAAGGCAGACCTCGCCGTTGCCTAAAATGGTACAGCCGGAAACACCACCGACATCGCCGGTTTTATTGATATACTCAGAGAGACCCTTAATTACAGTCTGTTGTTGGCCCATAAGCTCATCAATAAAAAGACAGATGTTGCTGTTGCGCCCCTCCAGTATGATAAGAATACCCTCGTCCAACTCGGTATGGTCAGGGGTGATATGGTGCATTTCGTGGAGTCTTTTAATGGGCAGAAGATGTTCTCTGACTTTCACCATCTCCTGGCCGTCGGGAGTGACGGTAATGGCATCAAGAGAGGGTTGAAAGGACTCTTTTATTGATAGAATTGGCACTATGTAGTGGGAACTGCCTGTCCTGATCAACATACCGTCAATAATTGCCAGGGTCAGTGGAATACGTAAGCTGATGGTGGTGCTTTCCCCTAGTTTACTGTCGATGTCGATCCTGCCCTTAATGGATTCGAGGTTTTGGCGTACGACGTCCATGCCAACCCCGCGGCCAGAGACATCGGTAATTTTTTCTGCCGTTGAAAATCCGGCATGGAAGATAAGCTGCATGACCTCCTTGTCACTTAGTTGGGAGCCGTCGCCTTCCACTATGCCCTTCTCAATGCCTTTGGCGATGAGTTTTTTGCGATCAAGGCCGCGACCATCATCAACAATGGTGATAATGACTTCACCTTCTTCGTGGTTGGCAGTGAGCTTAATGGTGCCGATTTCCGGCTTGCCTATCTGAAGACGTTCAGGGTTCGGTTCGAGGCCGTGATCCATGGAGTTTCGGATCAGGTGAACCAGAGGATCGATGATTTTTTCTATGACGGTCTTATCGACCTCGGTGGTTTCGCCTGCAAGTTGTAAATCGACTTTCTTGCCGGACTTTCTCGACAGGTCGTGAACCAGACGGATCATTCGGCGGAATAGCCCTGAAATAGGAACCATTCGAATGGTCATTGCCATTTCCTGAAGTTCGCGAACAATTTTGGACATATGCTGACTGGCCTTGTTGAAGCCTTCAAGTTCCAGGTCTTTTAAGTCCGGGTTATGGATAACCATATTCTCAGCAATAACCATCTCACCGATAAGATTGATAAGGCTGTCGAGCTTGTCAATATCAACCCTGATATCTTGTCTTTTGACGGATTTTTTGTCTAGATCTACTGCAACACCCCGCTGAGTTTCCTGGGCCTTTAAGGCATTGTCCAGGTTTTCCTTGGAAATTTTTCCGCTCTCCAGCAGGATCTCGCCAATTGGTTTTTGCTGGATGTCTAAAGCGGCATCAATGTCGGCTCTCTCAACAGCCCCTTGCTTAACAAGGATATCTCCTATTCGTGAGGATTCACCATCAAACATCTGCAGGACGGTTCTCGGCAGGTGGTTATTGATGATCTCAACATAGATATTCAGCCCTTTGACTCGCCCTGTGCCACCTTGCGTAATGTCATCAAGGGCTGCCCTTGAAACGTCGATTAATTCCAGGAGCAGGTTGGAGATTCGAGCAATATCTTTGTTGACACCAGATTTGATTGTTTCGATGAGGGTCTCTTGTGAATGGACGAGTTTTTCAAGATCGGTAAAACCTAAAAAACCGCAGTTCCCCTTAAAGCTGTGAGTGTTTCTATACAGCCTCTCAACCGGGTCAAGATTCTCC
The sequence above is drawn from the Desulfobulbaceae bacterium genome and encodes:
- a CDS encoding chemotaxis protein CheA, with translation MSAQLDNDQIEIIIEFITEARDLIDEVEPDILTLEDKIDTSGQGLSKEAVDDLNAIFRLFHSMKGGAGFLGFNNVVESTHTAENLLDKLRNGQIQLTPNHVDLLCKSCDFTKEALDCIEATFSDEGVAESSQQLIKLFNTDSPAATPPQDNSAPLKEEPEEVVVDSTLQAAEAPPTINLDIDLSDLVTPETRTKFLEEADDLLQEVEDDLLQISKNPENLDPVERLYRNTHSFKGNCGFLGFTDLEKLVHSQETLIETIKSGVNKDIARISNLLLELIDVSRAALDDITQGGTGRVKGLNIYVEIINNHLPRTVLQMFDGESSRIGDILVKQGAVERADIDAALDIQQKPIGEILLESGKISKENLDNALKAQETQRGVAVDLDKKSVKRQDIRVDIDKLDSLINLIGEMVIAENMVIHNPDLKDLELEGFNKASQHMSKIVRELQEMAMTIRMVPISGLFRRMIRLVHDLSRKSGKKVDLQLAGETTEVDKTVIEKIIDPLVHLIRNSMDHGLEPNPERLQIGKPEIGTIKLTANHEEGEVIITIVDDGRGLDRKKLIAKGIEKGIVEGDGSQLSDKEVMQLIFHAGFSTAEKITDVSGRGVGMDVVRQNLESIKGRIDIDSKLGESTTISLRIPLTLAIIDGMLIRTGSSHYIVPILSIKESFQPSLDAITVTPDGQEMVKVREHLLPIKRLHEMHHITPDHTELDEGILIILEGRNSNICLFIDELMGQQQTVIKGLSEYINKTGDVGGVSGCTILGNGEVCLILDVRSIEESITKTS
- a CDS encoding GAK system XXXCH domain-containing protein, whose protein sequence is MHSKSAKTAEIAELKFRPLKKDLHHWFKQLRYATESGKLPDLKTVEQFLAGVTLMVSYPGFGDEFYSSFKAACDSLLPLLKSGDINSFEKQITTIHDLKKQCHLRFK